A region from the Citrobacter telavivensis genome encodes:
- the purF gene encoding amidophosphoribosyltransferase: MCGIVGIAGVMPVNQSIYDALTVLQHRGQDAAGIITIDANNCFRLRKANGLVSDVFEARHMQRMQGNMGIGHVRYPTAGSSSASEAQPFYVNSPYGITLAHNGNLTNAHELRKKLFEEKRRHINTTSDSEILLNIFASELDKFRHYPLEADNIFAAIAATNRQIRGAYACVAMIIGHGMVAFRDPNGIRPLVLGKRDIGDGRTEYMVASESVALDTLGFEFLRDVASGEAVYITEKGQLFTRQCAENPVSNPCLFEYVYFARPDSFIDKISVYSARVNMGTKLGEKIAREWEDLDIDVVIPIPETSCDIALEIARILGKPYRQGFVKNRYVGRTFIMPGQQLRRKSVRRKLNANRAEFRDKNVLLVDDSIVRGTTSEQIIEMAREAGAKKVYLASAAPEIRFPNVYGIDMPTANELIAHGREVDEIRQIIGADGLIFQDLDDLIDAVRAENPDIQQFECSVFNGVYVTKDVDQQYLDFLDSLRNDDAKAVQLQNEVENLEMHNEG, translated from the coding sequence ATGTGCGGTATTGTCGGTATCGCCGGTGTTATGCCGGTTAACCAGTCGATTTATGACGCCTTAACAGTGCTCCAGCATCGTGGTCAGGATGCCGCTGGCATTATCACCATCGATGCAAATAACTGCTTCCGTTTGCGTAAGGCAAACGGCCTGGTGAGCGATGTATTCGAAGCGCGTCACATGCAGCGTATGCAGGGCAATATGGGCATCGGTCATGTGCGTTACCCAACGGCTGGTAGCTCCAGCGCCTCTGAAGCTCAACCTTTCTACGTCAACTCCCCGTATGGCATCACGCTTGCCCACAATGGCAACCTGACTAATGCCCACGAACTGCGTAAAAAGCTGTTTGAAGAGAAGCGCCGCCATATCAATACCACCTCAGATTCTGAGATCCTGCTCAATATCTTCGCCAGCGAACTGGATAAGTTCCGCCACTATCCGCTGGAAGCAGACAACATTTTTGCGGCAATTGCCGCGACCAACCGCCAGATCCGCGGCGCGTATGCCTGCGTGGCGATGATTATTGGTCACGGTATGGTCGCCTTCCGCGACCCGAACGGTATTCGTCCGCTGGTGTTGGGTAAACGTGATATCGGTGACGGCCGCACTGAGTATATGGTGGCGTCTGAGAGCGTTGCGCTGGATACGCTGGGCTTTGAGTTTCTGCGTGACGTTGCGTCGGGCGAAGCGGTCTATATCACTGAGAAAGGGCAATTGTTCACCCGTCAGTGTGCTGAAAACCCGGTCAGCAACCCGTGCCTGTTTGAGTATGTTTACTTCGCGCGTCCGGATTCCTTCATCGACAAGATTTCCGTCTACAGTGCCCGTGTGAATATGGGGACCAAACTTGGCGAAAAAATTGCCCGCGAATGGGAAGATCTGGATATCGACGTGGTCATTCCGATTCCGGAAACCTCCTGCGACATCGCGCTGGAAATTGCGCGTATTCTCGGTAAGCCGTACCGCCAGGGGTTTGTGAAAAACCGCTATGTCGGCCGTACCTTTATCATGCCGGGACAACAGCTGCGTCGTAAGTCCGTACGTCGCAAACTGAACGCTAACCGCGCTGAGTTCCGTGATAAAAATGTCCTGCTGGTGGATGACTCCATTGTGCGCGGCACCACCTCAGAACAGATTATTGAGATGGCGCGTGAAGCCGGGGCGAAAAAGGTCTATCTGGCCTCTGCCGCACCGGAGATTCGCTTCCCGAACGTGTACGGTATCGACATGCCTACCGCAAATGAACTGATTGCGCATGGTCGTGAAGTGGATGAGATTCGACAGATAATTGGCGCAGACGGTCTTATCTTCCAGGATCTTGACGATCTGATCGACGCCGTGCGTGCCGAGAACCCGGATATTCAGCAGTTTGAATGTTCCGTGTTTAACGGCGTCTACGTCACGAAGGATGTCGATCAGCAATATCTCGATTTCCTCGATTCCCTGCGTAATGACGATGCCAAAGCGGTCCAGTTGCAGAACGAAGTCGAAAACCTCGAGATGCACAACGAAGGGTAA
- a CDS encoding UbiX family flavin prenyltransferase has protein sequence MKRLIVGISGASGAIYGVRLLQVLRDVPDVETHLIMSQAARQTLSLETDLSLRDVQALANVTHDARDIAASISSGSFSTAGMVILPCSIKTLSGIVHSYTDGLLTRAADVVLKERRPLVLCVRETPLHLGHLRLMTQAAEIGAVIMPPVPAFYHRPVTLDDVINQTVNRVLDQFDIALPQDLFTRWQGA, from the coding sequence ATGAAACGACTCATAGTAGGGATCAGCGGTGCCAGCGGCGCCATTTACGGCGTGCGGCTGTTGCAGGTTTTACGCGATGTACCGGACGTTGAAACGCATCTCATCATGAGCCAGGCCGCCCGCCAGACGCTGTCGCTGGAGACCGATTTATCGCTGCGCGATGTCCAGGCGCTTGCCAACGTGACGCACGATGCGCGCGACATTGCCGCCAGCATTTCCTCAGGCTCATTTTCGACTGCCGGCATGGTGATTCTGCCATGCTCCATCAAAACCCTTTCCGGTATTGTGCACAGCTATACCGACGGCCTGTTGACCCGTGCGGCAGACGTGGTGTTGAAAGAGCGCCGTCCGCTGGTGCTGTGCGTTCGGGAAACGCCGCTCCATCTTGGGCATCTGCGCTTAATGACTCAGGCGGCGGAAATTGGTGCGGTGATTATGCCGCCGGTTCCGGCGTTTTATCATCGTCCTGTGACGCTGGATGATGTGATAAATCAAACGGTTAATCGCGTTCTCGATCAGTTTGATATCGCCCTGCCGCAGGACCTTTTTACCCGCTGGCAGGGGGCATAA
- the argT gene encoding lysine/arginine/ornithine ABC transporter substrate-binding protein ArgT: protein MKKSILALSLLIGLSATASSYAALPQTVRIGTDTTYAPFSSKDAKGDFIGFDIDLGNEMCKRMQVKCTWVASDFDALIPSLKAKKIDAIISSLSITDKRQQEIAFSDKLYAADSRLIAAKGSPIQPTLDALKGKHVGVLQGSTQEAYANDIWRSKGVDVVAYANQDLIYSDLTAGRLDAALQDEVAASEGFLKQPAGKDYAFAGPSVKDKKYFGDGTGVGLRKDDAELKAAFDKALADLRQDGTYDKMAKKYFDFNVYGD from the coding sequence ATGAAGAAGTCAATTCTCGCTCTGTCATTGCTGATTGGTCTTTCTGCTACTGCATCCAGCTATGCGGCGCTGCCGCAAACGGTGCGCATTGGCACAGACACAACCTACGCCCCGTTCTCTTCGAAAGATGCCAAAGGCGACTTCATCGGCTTTGATATCGATCTGGGCAATGAGATGTGTAAGCGTATGCAGGTCAAATGTACCTGGGTCGCCAGTGATTTTGATGCGCTGATCCCATCACTCAAAGCGAAGAAAATTGATGCCATTATCTCTTCGCTCTCGATTACCGATAAGCGTCAGCAGGAAATCGCGTTCTCTGACAAGCTGTACGCGGCGGACTCGCGGTTGATTGCGGCGAAAGGCTCACCGATTCAGCCGACGCTTGACGCGCTGAAAGGTAAGCACGTTGGCGTGTTACAAGGCTCAACTCAGGAAGCGTATGCCAATGATATCTGGCGCAGCAAGGGCGTGGATGTGGTGGCCTATGCAAACCAGGATCTGATTTATTCCGACCTGACTGCGGGCCGTCTTGATGCGGCACTGCAGGACGAAGTTGCCGCCAGCGAAGGTTTCCTCAAACAGCCTGCGGGCAAAGACTATGCTTTTGCCGGTCCTTCCGTGAAGGATAAAAAGTACTTCGGCGACGGTACGGGCGTCGGTTTACGTAAAGATGATGCTGAACTGAAGGCCGCCTTCGATAAGGCACTTGCCGATCTGCGTCAGGATGGCACTTACGACAAGATGGCGAAAAAATACTTTGACTTTAACGTCTACGGTGACTGA